One window of Alkaliphilus metalliredigens QYMF genomic DNA carries:
- a CDS encoding 4-hydroxy-3-methylbut-2-enyl diphosphate reductase — MELVIAKHAGFCFGVEKAINTAFKEIKNNQKNNSIYTLGPLIHNNQVVSSLESHGVYTKDSISEIDDGSVIIRSHGVSKATYGLAEEKNLNIIDATCPFVKKIQNIVEEYFNKGYKIAIIGNPEHPEVIGINGWCNNEAYTVQQITDVDLIPKLDKVCIVVQTTMPIVQYEELSTLISTKSNQVEQFNTICHATKERQESAKLVSQEVDAMIVIGGYHSSNTQKLVAICKEEKPLDTYHIETVVDLDLEALQNYNRIGITAGASTPIWIVDEVVKSLRNL; from the coding sequence ATGGAATTAGTAATTGCAAAACATGCAGGATTTTGTTTTGGAGTAGAAAAAGCAATTAATACTGCCTTTAAAGAAATTAAAAACAATCAGAAAAACAATTCAATTTATACATTAGGTCCTCTAATTCATAACAATCAAGTAGTGAGTAGCTTAGAAAGCCACGGTGTATATACCAAGGATAGTATCTCTGAAATCGATGATGGAAGCGTTATTATTAGATCTCATGGTGTTTCAAAGGCAACGTATGGTTTAGCAGAGGAAAAAAACCTAAACATCATTGACGCTACTTGTCCTTTTGTAAAGAAGATTCAAAACATCGTCGAAGAGTACTTTAATAAAGGCTATAAAATTGCCATCATAGGTAATCCAGAGCATCCTGAGGTAATTGGCATTAACGGATGGTGTAATAATGAAGCGTATACTGTTCAACAGATAACTGATGTCGATTTAATTCCTAAATTAGATAAAGTTTGTATTGTGGTACAAACAACAATGCCAATTGTCCAATATGAGGAATTAAGTACTCTAATCTCGACAAAATCCAATCAGGTTGAACAATTTAACACAATTTGTCATGCGACTAAAGAAAGGCAAGAGTCGGCTAAATTAGTATCACAAGAAGTTGATGCAATGATCGTAATTGGTGGTTATCATAGCTCTAACACACAAAAATTAGTAGCCATCTGTAAAGAAGAAAAGCCACTTGATACTTATCATATTGAAACAGTGGTAGATCTTGATTTAGAGGCGTTGCAAAATTATAACCGTATAGGTATAACAGCTGGTGCATCTACGCCAATATGGATTGTTGATGAAGTTGTTAAATCCTTACGTAACCTATAA
- a CDS encoding lysophospholipid acyltransferase family protein — protein MLFYRIIKRVVNILLRLLYKLELTHVEKIPTTGKAIICSNHFNLWDPLVIGTSLPRKVHYMAKEELFSNPLMSLIIKNLGVFPVKRGTSDIGAIKTALKILKEGNSLGMFPEGTRSKTGKMKEAMPGIAMIAIKSRSPVIPIAIISNYKLFNELKVIVGDPMDLSDYYDEKLTTDEYQQISQNILDTIQELMN, from the coding sequence ATGTTATTTTATCGAATTATAAAAAGAGTGGTAAACATCCTTCTCCGTCTTTTATATAAGCTAGAACTTACTCATGTTGAGAAAATCCCCACTACTGGAAAAGCCATCATTTGTTCAAATCATTTTAACCTATGGGATCCATTGGTGATCGGCACATCCTTGCCAAGAAAAGTTCATTATATGGCTAAAGAAGAACTTTTCTCTAATCCATTAATGAGTTTGATAATAAAGAATTTAGGGGTTTTCCCCGTTAAAAGAGGTACAAGCGATATTGGAGCCATTAAGACTGCTTTGAAAATATTGAAAGAAGGCAATAGCTTAGGAATGTTTCCTGAGGGAACCCGTAGCAAAACTGGAAAAATGAAAGAAGCTATGCCTGGTATTGCAATGATTGCCATTAAATCCCGTTCTCCTGTCATCCCTATCGCTATCATAAGTAATTATAAGCTTTTTAATGAATTAAAAGTAATTGTGGGTGATCCCATGGATTTAAGTGATTATTACGATGAAAAATTAACAACAGATGAGTACCAACAAATAAGCCAGAACATATTAGATACCATACAAGAATTAATGAATTAA
- the cmk gene encoding (d)CMP kinase gives MTFKQIAIDGPAGAGKSTVAKKLAALLGYTYVDSGAMYRALTYWALKNDINIHNVEAIVNLCTSIHITFINQDIAVNNQIVNTEIRSPEVNNNVSHIAKIPEVRKHLVSLQKCIALSQNVIMDGRDIGTHVLPDADIKVFLTASTQERAQRRYIELVEKGIQTSLMEVEQGIIQRDQMDSKRQYAPLTQADDAVVIDSTGKSIDAIVEEVLRIFNGKERG, from the coding sequence ATGACATTCAAACAAATTGCAATTGATGGACCAGCTGGTGCAGGCAAGAGTACTGTTGCAAAAAAATTAGCCGCATTGTTAGGGTATACCTACGTTGATTCAGGGGCTATGTATCGTGCACTAACATACTGGGCTTTGAAGAATGATATTAACATACATAATGTTGAGGCCATTGTTAACCTATGTACTTCTATACATATTACCTTTATTAACCAAGATATTGCAGTCAACAATCAAATCGTAAATACTGAAATTCGCAGTCCAGAAGTTAATAACAATGTCTCTCATATTGCCAAAATACCTGAAGTGAGAAAGCATTTGGTTTCTCTTCAAAAATGTATTGCTCTGTCTCAAAATGTGATTATGGATGGTAGAGATATTGGTACCCATGTTTTACCTGATGCAGACATTAAAGTATTTTTAACGGCTTCAACTCAAGAGCGTGCACAACGAAGATATATAGAGTTGGTTGAAAAGGGAATACAGACTTCCTTAATGGAGGTTGAACAAGGAATTATTCAAAGAGATCAGATGGATAGTAAGCGCCAATACGCACCCTTAACACAGGCCGATGATGCGGTTGTAATCGACTCAACTGGCAAGTCAATTGATGCCATTGTTGAGGAAGTTTTACGTATTTTTAATGGGAAGGAACGAGGGTAA